The following proteins come from a genomic window of Halorussus halophilus:
- a CDS encoding AN1-type zinc finger domain-containing protein encodes MGSCKRCGEKVTGERGCSYCGHTYCPKHQLPEKHDCSGVKNWDTEGERFDSGFDGIS; translated from the coding sequence ATGGGGAGTTGCAAGCGGTGCGGCGAGAAGGTGACTGGTGAGCGAGGCTGTTCGTACTGTGGTCACACGTACTGCCCGAAACACCAACTGCCAGAGAAACACGACTGCTCGGGCGTGAAGAACTGGGACACTGAAGGCGAACGGTTCGACAGCGGATTCGACGGGATTAGCTGA
- a CDS encoding TIGR01548 family HAD-type hydrolase — MQADAVVLDIDGVLVDVADSYRRAIIETVELVHGDTIEKAEIQQFKDAGGFNNDWELTYAVALYVLASEEQMDLDVEAFTDRIAERGGGLDAAAAVVDTAVSEEASDRVRRDWNPEHLRDVFQQLYLGADLYADLEGNQADLDAPGFIHDEPVILESATIDALESYPLGIVTGRPAAEADIAQRRVNLDLPTDRRFTMDDWEGGKPHPHALTTLAEQFDAESVVFVGDTLDDVKTATNAAEADPDREYHGVGVLTGGLTGEEGRRKFEDVGARAVLGSVNDLPGLLDK, encoded by the coding sequence ATGCAAGCGGACGCTGTCGTGCTGGACATCGACGGAGTACTCGTAGACGTTGCCGACTCGTACCGCCGAGCGATAATCGAGACCGTCGAACTGGTCCACGGCGACACCATCGAAAAAGCAGAGATTCAGCAGTTCAAGGACGCGGGCGGGTTCAACAACGACTGGGAACTGACCTACGCCGTCGCGCTGTACGTCCTCGCCAGCGAGGAGCAGATGGACCTCGACGTCGAAGCGTTCACCGACCGCATCGCCGAACGCGGCGGCGGTCTCGACGCCGCAGCAGCAGTCGTCGATACTGCGGTCTCCGAGGAAGCCAGCGACCGAGTGCGCCGCGACTGGAACCCCGAACACCTCCGAGACGTGTTCCAGCAGTTGTACCTCGGCGCGGACCTCTACGCCGACCTCGAAGGAAACCAAGCAGACCTCGACGCGCCGGGGTTCATCCACGACGAACCGGTCATCCTCGAATCGGCGACTATCGACGCGCTCGAATCGTATCCGCTGGGCATCGTCACCGGCCGCCCTGCCGCAGAGGCCGACATCGCCCAACGGCGAGTGAATCTCGACCTGCCGACCGACCGACGGTTCACGATGGACGACTGGGAGGGGGGCAAGCCACACCCCCACGCCCTGACGACGCTCGCCGAGCAGTTCGACGCGGAGTCGGTCGTCTTCGTCGGTGACACGTTGGACGACGTGAAGACGGCGACGAACGCCGCCGAAGCGGACCCCGACCGCGAGTACCACGGCGTCGGCGTCCTCACTGGTGGCTTGACAGGCGAGGAAGGCCGCCGGAAGTTCGAGGATGTAGGTGCGCGAGCGGTCCTCGGGTCAGTCAACGACTTGCCGGGCCTGCTTGACAAGTAA
- a CDS encoding archaemetzincin family Zn-dependent metalloprotease translates to MLVDVVPVGDVPAPVKRQASAALRSVYDCDVSIHDAQPVPTGAHDEKRDQYRAEEFIELASRLGSGEKNIAITPNDLFYRRRNYVFGLAYLDGNGSVISTYRLQTSSDGGFSNRSAADIFSDRVRKEVVHEIGHTMGLEHCDNKRCVMNFSPTVREVDVKEENLCGSCQRTVL, encoded by the coding sequence ATGCTCGTCGATGTCGTCCCCGTTGGGGACGTACCAGCACCGGTCAAGCGGCAAGCCTCTGCCGCCCTGCGCTCTGTCTACGACTGTGACGTCTCTATTCACGACGCCCAACCCGTCCCGACCGGTGCGCACGACGAAAAGCGCGACCAGTACCGGGCCGAGGAGTTCATCGAACTCGCCAGCAGACTCGGCTCCGGCGAGAAGAACATCGCCATCACGCCCAATGACCTCTTCTACCGCCGCCGAAACTACGTCTTCGGACTCGCGTACCTCGACGGCAATGGCAGCGTCATCTCGACCTATCGACTCCAAACTTCCAGCGACGGGGGCTTTTCGAACCGGAGCGCCGCCGACATCTTCTCTGACCGCGTGCGCAAGGAAGTCGTCCACGAAATCGGCCACACGATGGGGCTGGAACACTGCGACAACAAACGCTGTGTGATGAACTTCTCGCCGACGGTGCGCGAAGTAGACGTGAAAGAAGAGAACCTCTGTGGCTCCTGCCAGCGGACAGTTCTGTAG
- the npdG gene encoding NADPH-dependent F420 reductase → MRIALLGGTGDIGQGLALRWAHDTNHEVLIGSRDPEKARQKADEYETELDSVGVERTVKGFANEMAADRADVVVLAVPAYHIRDTVEAVADRIEDADALVTPAVGMDRDDEGFHYKPPKVGSVTELVAETAPKGVPVVGAFHNLAADRLANLDVELDLDTILVGDDEDAVETVSMLAEQIEGLRALKAGGVANAAEIEGLTPLLINLAMENEGMHDVGVKFF, encoded by the coding sequence ATGCGAATCGCACTGCTTGGCGGGACCGGTGACATCGGGCAGGGGCTGGCACTGCGCTGGGCGCACGACACCAACCACGAGGTACTGATTGGCTCACGCGACCCGGAGAAGGCCCGCCAGAAGGCCGACGAGTACGAGACGGAACTAGACAGCGTCGGCGTCGAACGCACGGTCAAGGGCTTCGCCAACGAGATGGCGGCCGACCGCGCCGACGTGGTGGTGCTGGCGGTTCCGGCCTACCACATCCGGGATACCGTAGAGGCCGTCGCCGACCGCATCGAAGATGCAGACGCACTCGTCACCCCCGCCGTCGGGATGGACCGCGACGACGAGGGGTTCCACTACAAACCACCGAAGGTCGGGAGCGTGACGGAGTTGGTGGCTGAGACTGCCCCAAAGGGCGTCCCGGTCGTCGGTGCTTTCCACAATCTGGCGGCAGACCGACTGGCGAATCTCGACGTGGAACTGGACTTAGACACCATTCTGGTCGGCGACGACGAAGACGCAGTCGAGACGGTTTCGATGCTCGCCGAGCAAATCGAGGGCTTGCGCGCGCTGAAGGCTGGCGGCGTAGCGAACGCGGCTGAAATCGAGGGGCTGACGCCGTTGCTGATCAATCTGGCAATGGAGAACGAGGGCATGCACGACGTCGGCGTGAAATTCTTCTGA
- a CDS encoding cupin domain-containing protein, translated as MGLPELASMEHVSLDSVTADAFGSEDGIDSEQRRLSDPLGTTGVALNHYRIAPGDGFPSGLHAHADQEEVFVVLAGEATFETFEGEFTVEAGHAVRFAPGEFQSGRNDGEEVLVALAVGAPRDGEDVRIPADCPDCGHDQLRLETDDGLTFVCPDCGVERVPQDCPDCGSARLRITLAEEENETATRAKREPQTKVVCEDCGSEFESPPLE; from the coding sequence ATGGGGCTACCCGAACTGGCGAGCATGGAACACGTCTCGCTCGACAGTGTGACAGCAGACGCCTTCGGGAGCGAGGACGGCATCGACAGCGAGCAAAGACGGCTCTCCGACCCCCTCGGGACGACCGGCGTGGCGCTCAACCACTACCGAATCGCACCCGGCGATGGGTTCCCAAGCGGGCTACACGCCCACGCGGACCAAGAGGAGGTGTTCGTCGTGCTTGCAGGAGAAGCGACCTTCGAGACCTTCGAAGGAGAATTCACCGTCGAAGCAGGGCACGCAGTCAGATTCGCGCCCGGCGAGTTCCAGTCGGGGCGAAACGACGGCGAAGAAGTCCTCGTCGCACTCGCCGTCGGGGCACCCCGCGACGGCGAAGACGTGCGGATTCCGGCGGACTGCCCAGACTGCGGTCACGACCAACTGCGCTTGGAGACGGACGACGGTCTCACGTTCGTCTGTCCCGACTGCGGTGTCGAGCGCGTTCCGCAGGACTGTCCGGACTGCGGGAGCGCCCGGTTACGGATAACGCTCGCCGAGGAGGAGAACGAGACAGCGACGCGAGCGAAGAGAGAACCACAGACGAAAGTCGTCTGCGAAGACTGCGGCAGCGAGTTCGAGAGTCCGCCGCTCGAATAG
- a CDS encoding methyltransferase domain-containing protein, which yields MDHAELQELYDDEEYYWGTEPNDLAETAVNYLDTPEDATAVDIGAGEGRDAVYLAEQGLAVFAIDPIPAGLKKTERLADERGVSESVETIRGDVNEIELPEQVELLYSIGTIQYLRPENRDAQFEQFKRETSSGGVHALFAFVDHPEIPTAPDWGDNEYCYEQGELREYYENWDLLEEEELVFDDESGGEPHQHAAEVVVARKA from the coding sequence ATGGACCACGCCGAGTTGCAGGAGTTGTACGACGACGAGGAGTACTACTGGGGCACGGAACCGAACGACCTCGCGGAGACCGCGGTAAACTATCTCGACACTCCGGAAGACGCAACGGCGGTGGACATCGGCGCAGGCGAAGGCCGGGACGCCGTCTACCTCGCAGAGCAGGGACTGGCCGTGTTCGCCATCGACCCCATTCCCGCCGGTCTGAAGAAGACCGAGCGACTGGCCGACGAGCGCGGCGTTTCGGAGTCGGTCGAGACGATTCGGGGCGACGTGAACGAGATAGAACTGCCCGAGCAGGTCGAACTGCTGTACTCCATCGGGACGATTCAGTATCTACGACCAGAGAATCGAGACGCACAGTTCGAGCAGTTCAAGCGAGAGACGAGTTCGGGCGGCGTCCACGCGCTATTCGCGTTCGTGGACCACCCCGAGATTCCGACTGCGCCCGACTGGGGCGACAACGAGTACTGCTACGAGCAGGGCGAGTTGCGCGAGTACTACGAGAACTGGGACCTCTTGGAAGAGGAGGAACTGGTCTTCGACGACGAGTCAGGTGGGGAACCGCACCAGCACGCCGCAGAGGTCGTGGTCGCGCGTAAGGCTTAA
- a CDS encoding UPF0146 family protein, with translation MQPQTCDAIAARLSEFETLVEVGIGNRPDVARALADDGKIVTATDVHQREVPPGVEFAEDDAFDPDLAVYRIADAIYALNVPPELHRPLLDIAEQVDAALLFTTLGGDQPAISVERETLPGETLFVARE, from the coding sequence GTGCAACCGCAAACCTGCGACGCCATCGCCGCCCGCCTCTCGGAGTTCGAGACGCTCGTGGAGGTCGGTATCGGCAACCGGCCAGACGTGGCGCGCGCGCTCGCCGACGACGGAAAGATAGTTACCGCGACGGACGTCCACCAGCGCGAGGTCCCGCCCGGCGTCGAGTTCGCCGAAGACGACGCCTTCGACCCGGACCTCGCGGTGTACCGCATCGCCGACGCCATCTACGCACTCAACGTGCCGCCCGAACTGCATCGCCCGCTGCTGGACATCGCCGAACAGGTCGATGCCGCACTGCTCTTTACGACCCTCGGCGGCGACCAGCCAGCGATTTCAGTCGAGCGCGAGACGCTGCCGGGCGAGACGCTGTTCGTCGCGCGCGAGTGA
- the hisE gene encoding phosphoribosyl-ATP diphosphatase: MSRQNGDSETSTDEILDELFAVVEDRKERLPEDSYTASLFTHEKGENAVLEKLGEESTELILAAKDDDREEIAHEAADIVYHLLVLLSMKDMDVAELRAELRERR, from the coding sequence ATGAGCAGGCAGAACGGAGACTCGGAAACGAGTACCGACGAAATACTCGACGAACTGTTCGCCGTCGTGGAAGACCGCAAAGAGCGACTGCCCGAGGACTCGTATACCGCGTCGCTGTTCACCCACGAGAAAGGCGAGAACGCCGTACTTGAGAAGTTGGGCGAGGAGTCCACGGAGTTGATTCTGGCGGCGAAGGACGACGACCGCGAGGAGATTGCTCACGAGGCCGCCGACATCGTGTACCATCTACTGGTCCTGCTCTCGATGAAGGACATGGACGTGGCCGAGTTGCGGGCTGAACTGCGTGAGCGTCGGTAG
- a CDS encoding DUF7344 domain-containing protein yields the protein MEPHPSDSLSLDELFDLLSSQRRRHVLDFLSETSAPTTIDALADEVAVREANDQDEMSQESVSRIRTTLHHSHVPKLVDHGVLDHDELAESVVPGENIEDATRLLDAARANRTSVADSTRLQAGTN from the coding sequence ATGGAACCTCACCCGTCCGACTCGCTCTCGCTGGACGAACTGTTCGACCTCCTGTCGAGTCAGCGGCGGCGTCACGTCTTGGACTTCCTGTCCGAAACGTCGGCCCCGACGACCATCGACGCGCTCGCAGACGAGGTTGCTGTCCGTGAGGCTAACGACCAAGACGAGATGTCGCAGGAGAGTGTTTCCCGTATTCGAACGACGCTCCACCACAGCCACGTCCCGAAACTCGTGGATCACGGCGTCCTCGACCACGACGAGTTAGCAGAGTCCGTGGTTCCCGGCGAGAACATCGAAGACGCGACTCGCCTGCTCGACGCCGCACGGGCGAATCGAACGTCGGTCGCGGACTCGACTCGTCTCCAGGCCGGAACGAACTAA
- a CDS encoding bifunctional nuclease family protein — protein MNAEIDAVRVAMTEDGPVPVVVLAPEDDEDVLPIFIGFEEAVSIARGMEAEDIGRPLTHDLLLDVMEELGGRVTRVVVSALEDNTYIADLHLDTARDSTVVDARPSDSLALVARTNAPIEVEDEVFENGRRAREEFEELQDIREVAELGL, from the coding sequence ATGAACGCCGAAATCGACGCGGTGCGCGTGGCCATGACCGAGGACGGACCGGTGCCCGTCGTCGTTCTCGCGCCCGAAGACGACGAGGACGTGCTGCCCATTTTCATCGGATTCGAAGAAGCGGTGAGCATCGCTCGTGGCATGGAAGCCGAGGACATCGGTCGGCCGCTGACTCACGACCTCCTGCTCGACGTGATGGAAGAACTCGGCGGTCGAGTCACCCGCGTCGTCGTCTCGGCGCTGGAGGACAACACCTACATCGCGGACCTCCACCTCGACACGGCCCGCGACTCGACGGTCGTGGACGCCCGGCCCAGCGACTCGCTGGCGCTGGTCGCCCGCACGAACGCTCCCATCGAAGTGGAGGACGAAGTGTTCGAGAACGGCCGCCGCGCCCGCGAGGAGTTCGAAGAGCTACAGGACATCCGCGAAGTCGCTGAACTGGGGCTATGA